The genome window TTTTAACGTCGGTAGACCCCACGACACGACACGACACGACACgacaaataataaatggaagCCCTGAATTGGTAGAagagaattaatttttcaaataaatgcgtgacagaaaaataataaatgcctctatttatttattgagatCAGATGTAGGCCTAAATATGatccataaaataataaataatgtgttGAATTAATAAGGCAtgtgaaatataataatgtgaacaaaattaaataattaattatttttataaaacaaGATAAGGTATAATTTATAATGGGCTAAATTAGAAGCTTAATCATAAACCAGGTTACCTTAATAACAAAGAAGCCACAGAGAAGACTATAGACAAGAATGGGTGGCTCCACACTGGAGACTTGGGGTTCatcgacgacgacgacgagaTCTTCATCGTCGATCGACTGAAGGAACTGATCAAATACAAAGGATATCAAGTGGCCCCAGCTGAGCTTGAAGCTCTCTTGACTTCAAACCCTAATGTTTCTTCTGCTGCTGTCGTACCGTAAGTTTCCACGTGAAcatgattatgattatgattatgattatgattatgattatgattatgattatgattaaGGAAACAAATTGGTTTGATGGTTCATAGAATGGAAGATGAAGCAGCTGGAGAGATTCCGGCTGCATTTGTTGTTAGAACTGAAGGCTCCAAGATTAGTGAGGATGACATCAAGAAGTATATTTCTGATCAGGtgagtgtttttattttttatattttttcggACGCTCGTAGCTCTTatatttccacactcttataaagaaagtTTTGTTATCTtcccaatcgacgtgggatttcacaatatctgctagttgGGTcactcattctcttctccaattggtgtgggaccctccaatccaccccttttcggggtccagtgtccttgctggcataccGCTTCGTGTTCACCCCCTTCAAAGCTTAGCCTCCTCGTTAGCATATTACCCGATGTTtggttttgatatcatttataacaaacCAAGCTCATCggtagaagatattgtcctctttgagcttcccctttcgggcttccttttaaggtttttaaaacgtgtacgTTAAGAATAGGTTTTCACATTCTTGTAAAGAAagcttcgttctccttcccaacccaTGTAGGATCTCACTAGGCCAagcatcctcgctggtacttattcctctttccaatcgatgtgcgACCCTCCAATCccccctttcagggctcaacgtccttgctggcacaccccTTCGTgttcaccccccttcaaggcttaTCACTTaatgtttgactttgatatcatttataacgacCCAAACCCACTGGTAGGTGATATTATACTCTTTGGGCCTtctcttttgagcttccctccaagtttttaaaactgcTAAATccattagggagaggtttccaaacttttataaaaaatatttagttttcctcctcaaccaacgtgggatctcaccggTAGACAGAAACCAAATTGTCTCACGATGTTCTAAACCCATCCAGCATCTTTATCAACCGTTTTAATTAGCCAAATCATGAATCACCGTGGTTGGAGCCATGGTCGAAAAAGCTCGAGTGTGGCCATATAGACCTTTTTGGCTGCAAAGTTATANNNNNNNNNNNNNNNNNNNNNNNNNNNNNNNNNNNNNNNNNNNNNNNNNNNNNNNNNNNNNNNNNNNNNNNNNNNNNNNNNNNNNNNNNNNNNNNNNNNNNNNNNNNNNNNNNNNNNNNNNNNNNNNNNNNNNNNNNNNNNNNNNNNNNNNNNNNNNNNNNNNNNNNNNNNNNNNNNNNNNNNNNNNNNNNNNNNNNNNNNNNNNNNNNNNNNNNNNNNNNNNNNNNNNNNNNNNNNNNNNNNNNNNNNNNNNNNNNNNNNNNNNNNNNNNNNNNNNNNNNNNNNNNNNNNNNNNNNNNNNNNNNNNNNNNNNNNNNNNNNNNNNNNNNNNNNNNNNNNNNNNNNNNNNNNNNNNNNNNNNNNNNNNNNNNNNNNNNNNNNNNNNNNNNNNNNNNNNNNNNNNNNNNNNNNNNNNNNNNNNNNNNNNNNNNNNNNNNNNNNNNNNNNNNNNNNNNNNNNNNNNNNNNNNNNNNNNNNNNNNNNNNNNNNNNNNNNNNNNNNNNNNNNNNNNNNNNNNNNNNNNNNNNNNNNNNNNNNNNNNNNNNNNNNNNNNNNNNNNNNNNNNNNNNNNNNNNNNNNNNNNNNNNNNNNNNNNNNNNNNNNNNNNNNNNNNNNNNNNNNNNNNNNNNNNNNNNNNNNNNNNNNNNNNNNNNNNNNNNNNNNNNNNNNNNNNNNNNNNNNNNNNNNNNNNNNNNNNNNNNNNNNNNNNNNNNNNNNNNNNNNNNNNNNNNNNNNNNNNNNNNNNNNNNNNNNNNNNNNNNNNNNNNNNNNNNNNNNNNNNNNNNNNNNNNNNNNNNNNNNNNNNNNNNNNNNNNNNNNNNNNNNNNNNNNNNNNNNNNNNNNNNNNNNNNNNNNNNNNNNNNNNNNNNNNNNNNNNNNNNNNNNNNNNNNNNNNNNNNNNNNNNNNNNNNNNNNNNNNNNNNNNNNNNNNNNNNNNNNNNNNNNNNNNNNNNNNNNNNNNNNNNNNNNNNNNNNNNNNNNNNNNNNNNNNNNNNNNNNNNNNNNNNNNNNNNNNNNNNNNNNNNNNNNNNNNNNNNNNNNNNNNNNNNNNNNNNNNNNNNNNNNNNNNNNNNNNNNNNNNNNNNNNNNNNNNNNNNNNNNNNNNNNNNNNNNNNN of Cucurbita pepo subsp. pepo cultivar mu-cu-16 unplaced genomic scaffold, ASM280686v2 Cp4.1_scaffold002312, whole genome shotgun sequence contains these proteins:
- the LOC111786662 gene encoding 4-coumarate--CoA ligase 1-like, yielding YLNNKEATEKTIDKNGWLHTGDLGFIDDDDEIFIVDRLKELIKYKGYQVAPAELEALLTSNPNVSSAAVVPMEDEAAGEIPAAFVVRTEGSKISEDDIKKYISDQ